In one Plasmodium reichenowi strain SY57 chromosome 7, whole genome shotgun sequence genomic region, the following are encoded:
- a CDS encoding kelch protein, putative yields MDVLSKDVSSDDNLKRIEFFNKESNDILEDIKKDKILKNENSVLKSLALNDRNNINKINYTHNNTNTYKTSSNNNNNNNIYHFDSNELNNCDFYKNISIPDELHHYNKDVDNICNINKEKINENNNEVDIVYSYVINDSQKNIDSNNELISMNISIDEGENYVLKKRIKKLPFFRYGHFLCLTKNGCILAIGGTDGKKKYGLVEKYCMENKKWKQINIMHFSRSNFCGICTDNNDLFILGGEGDERILKSVEYFDSKINSWRSLPPLNCVRHSASAIFFQNMIFIIGGKDGIGEYGKVHKSVEMLNLKEKNMRWVMCKSLKQARLGLATIVFKGKIYAIGGSTGVKNLSSVEIYDFQINNWVDGPNMNLPRSNMVAFIWENHLVVYGGINKHKGDLINSAEIFNEKKNCWELLNNNAKT; encoded by the exons atggaTGTCTTAAGTAAAGATGTTTCTTCAGATGATAATTTGAAGAGAattgaattttttaataaggaaagtaatgatatattggaagatataaaaaaagataaaatattaaaaaatgaaaatagTGTTTTAAAATCGTTAGCTTTGAATgatagaaataatataaataaaataaattatacaCACAATAATACTAATACTTATAAAActagtagtaataataataataataataacatatacCATTTTGATAGTAATGAATTGAATAATTGtgatttttataaaaatatatccaTACCAGATGAACTACAccattataataaagatgtagacaatatatgtaatataaataaagagaaaattaatgaaaataataacgAGGTAGATATTGTATATTCTTATGTCATCAACGAttcacaaaaaaatatagattCAAACAATGAATTAATATCTATGAATATATCAATTGATGAAGGTGAAAattatgttttaaaaaaaaggataaagAAATTACCCTTTTTCAGATATGgtcattttttatgtttaacAAAAAATGGCTGTATACTAGCCATTGGAGGAACAGAcggaaaaaaaaaatatggattagttgaaaaatattgtatggaaaataaaaaatggaaacaaataaatatcatGCACTTTTCAAGATCCAATTTTTGTGGTATATGTACAGATAATAAcgatttatttatattagGTGGAGAAGGAGATGAaagaatattaaaaagtGTCGAATATTTTGATAGTAAAATAAATTCTTGGAGATCTTTACCACCACTTAACTGTGTCAGACATTCAGCCAGTgccattttttttcaaaacatgatttttattatagGGGGAAAAGATGGAATTGGGGAATATGGGAAAGTTCATAAAAGTGTAGAAATGTTAAATTTGAAGGAGAAAAATATGAGATGGGTTATGTGTAAATCATTGAAACAAGCTCGCTTAGGATTAGCAACTATAGTTTTTAAGGGGAAAATATATGCAATAG GTGGCTCAACAGGTGTTAAAAATTTAAGCTCGGTCGAAATTTACGACTTCCAAATTAATAACTGGGTTGACGGCCCCAATATGAACTTACCTAGATCAAATATGGTCGCCTTTATTTGGGAGAACCATTTGGTGGTATATGGGGGgataaataaacataaaggg gACCTTATTAACAGCGCTGAAATATTcaatgaaaaaaagaattgtTGGGAATTACTAAACaat